The genomic segment GCCTGGCGAGGCAAGTTGGGAGGCATCTCTGAGACCGAGAACTCCCAGAACCTGGTAGCTGGTGGTGGAGTGGACCAGGGCTGTGCAGGGTGGAAGGTGCCTGGGtagggtgcagcacatcaacagcCCCTGCACCCTCAGCGGCCCCCTTTCCCAGGGCCATGGCTGAGCACGCAGGGCCCCGGCTCCCCCTGGTGCTGAAGACACTGGCTCGCACACACAGCAGTGCATATGAGAGCCAGAGGGTGACCACCACCGCCTTCCTGGCCGAGGTAGGCCGTTCCAGGGAGGGTTGCTGGGCACCAGGGTGGGGCTCCTGCTCAGGACAGGCCTGGGATGCCCTTTTCTTACCCCTAAAAGGCCCCCTCGACCACAGCCTGCAAGGAGGGGACGTGGATGCTAGCCACCTCCTCCCCCATGCCAGAACTCAGTCCCGCCCAGGGACACCCCCTGTGTCTGGTGAGAGGAAGACCCAGGCTGCCTGCAGTCTGTATCCCCAAGTCCTGCTGGGTCCATCTGTAGCTGGACAGGGCTGGTCCCTGGGGCCCCAGGTGCCCTTGGCAATGTCGTCTTGGCCCTTGTGGCCAAAGATGCCAACATCTTGCCCAAGGCCGTGCAGGAGAGCAGGGTGAGCGACAGAGCAGGCCCCAGCCGCACAACAGGGAGGGTTGCCACTGATCTGAGACCCAGGGAGTAGGTCCACCACCTCTGTCTGCCACACCGGCGTGTTCTGGGCCTGGGCTGGTGGGTTGGGCCCTGGGATCAGCGGGGAGGGGGAAGCCACAGAACCTCTGCCTGCAGCTGCTGAACAGCAACGTGGCCAACGACCTGATGCTCTTGGACTCGCTGCTGGAGAGCCTGGCGGCTCGCCAGAAGGACACGTGCGCCAGTGTGCGAAGGCTGGTGCTCCGTGGCCTGGCCAACCTGGCCTCCGGCTGCCCTGACAAGGTGGGGTGGCCACCAGTCCCTCTGGGGCCCAGGCAGCATGGGTGGGGGGCTGTGCATGGAGGTCACCCTGTCTTGTGGGGTGGCAGACGATGACTCTGGGGCCCAGGCTGAGTGTAGGGTGTCCTCAGGTGCGAGCCCACGGCCCCCAGCTCCTCACAGCCATGATTGGCGGGCTGGACGACGGGGACAACCCTCACAGCCCGGTGGCCCTGGAGGCCATGCTGGGCCTTGCAAGGCTGGTGCACCTGGTGGAGGCCTGGGACCTGCGCTCGGGGCTGCTGCACGTGGCCATCCGCATCCGGCCTTTCTTCGACAGTgtaggcagggaggggaggggtagggaggggaggggaccccGGCCCTTCCTGCCTCTTGCTCTGAGCTTTagccccagccccacccttctccctgtctctcccacCGCGGCCAGGTGACCGTGGAGAGCACGGACCTGCAGGGGTGCTGCTTTGCTGGGCCTGGCAGTCCCCACCCATCAAGCCCCCACCCGTCAGGGGGTTTCCTGGCCTGTGTCAGGCAAGGACACCCACAGCCTGTGAGGAGCCATATGCTGCATGTCCTTCCCAGGAGAAGATGGAGTTCCGGACAGCATCCATCCGCCTCTTTGGGCACCTTAACCAAGTCTGCCATGGAGACTGTGAGGACGTCTTCCTGGACCAGGTGGTGGGCGGGCTGGCGCCCCTGCTGCTGCACCTGCAGGACCCTCAGGCCGCCGTGGCCAGCGTGAGTAGCCAGGGGGTGGGTGGAATGGGGTGAGTGGCCTCAACTGGACTCGGCCTCAGTGCCGCATCCCTTAGGCCTGCAGGTTTGCCCTGCGCATGTGTGGCCCCAACCTGGCGTGTGAAGACCTCTCAGCCGCTTTCCAGAAACACCTGCAGGAGGGACGGGCCCTGCACTTCGGGGAGTTCCTCAACACCACCTGCAAGCACCTGGTGAGGGGTGGGGTCAGGTGGGGCGGGGCCAGGTATGGGGCGGGGCCAGGCAGCGCTGACCAGGTCTCTCCCCAGATGCACCATTTCCCAGACCTCCTGGGCCGCCTGCTGACCACCTGCCTGTTCTACTTCAAGAGCAGCTGGGAGGACGTCCGAGCTGCTGCACCACTGTTCACTGGTGAGCAGCACCCCCTGCCCCGCCCCTAGGCCGCCCAGCAGCCCTGCCTGATGCCCCCACTTCACAGGGTTCCTGGTGCTGCACGTGGAGCCCAGGCAGCAGCCGCAGGTGGACCTGGATCAGCTCATTTCGGGTGAGCACCCCCTCCACGGGGCCCCTCCGCTGGGCCCTGCTGACCCTGTAGGCACCCGCAGGGACTAAGTGATTTTCCTGGATTTCAGGATTTTTTCCCTGTCACTGGTGACCTCATCGTCTCTAGTAATTCACGGAAACTTCTTAACTGTTCCAAAAGAGcttaaaaaacactaaaaaaggaaaaactatctTTCCGTTGGCTCCTGAGCCTCCCAGCAGAGGCTGTCAGGAGAGCGTGGCCCACGCGCAGGCTTGGGCATGCCGAGGTCACAGCCCCCCAGGcagcccctccctctgcccccagcGCTCCAGATCCTGCTGAAGGACCCGGCCCCCGAGGTGCGGACCAGGGCTGCTGAGGCCCTGGGCCGCCTGGTGAAGCTCGCCTGAGGCTCCAGCCAGCACCCCCAGCAAGGAGTACGCACCCAGACCTGTGCCTGAGCTCCAAGACAGGGCCTCCCGAggaccccagcctgggcacacaGCTGGAGGGGCCTGGCCCCAGAACAGGCCCTGCCAGGGACCAAACCGCAGCCCCTCAGTGAGGCCAGACAGGGTGTGGGAGTCTGTGTGCCCAATAAACTCATCTGCTCCCAGCGAGTGACTGACAGGATGCAGTGCCGCGGCCTCTTAGAGGATGGGCCAGAGGGTGCCCTGGGCTGGGTGTGTTATCCCTACTGTTTTTGCAAAATTGAGTGAGGAGAAGGCTCGGCGCTGTGGTGGGGGCGGCTTTGTTGGCAACCCCAATTCAAGAAGGTGGGAGCACCAGGCAGCGCAGGGTAAGGCTCTATTGACTTCAGCACAACCGCCCCGGCCTTACGTAGGCGGGACAGCTAGGTGAAGAGGCGGATGGTCCCGTCTGCCCCCGAGGAGAAGACCCATGGCTGGGTGGGGTGGAAGATGACGTCCAGCACTCCCAGGTCTCGTGTCAGTGCGTGTCCCTTCAGCACCTTGACGGGCACCAGCAGGGGGTTCTGCAGAAGATCACTGTGGGGACGAGGAGGGCTCAGGACATGGACAGACACTACTGCCCTGGGGAGGGGGCCAGGCAGGGTCAGCACTCACTTGTACACCATGCCATGGCAGACAATGACGCTGCCGTCGTCCGAGCCTGATGCGAAGAGTGGGTACCGGGGATGGAAGGCCACAGCCCGCAGAGCCTTCTTGTGGTGTCTGGGAGAAGGGAACCAGGTTGAAGGCAGgctcaggctggagggaggggctCTGCTGGCCGCTTCCACCCTCAGCTCTCCTCACCTCAGCATCCTGTATGGCTTGGTGGAAAGATCCAGGTCAAACCACACCAGCTTGCTGTCGTAGCTCCCACAGATGACGTTGTCACCTAGGGCCAAAGGCTGTGATGCAGATGTTCCCACTCTCACCTGCAGGGTGCACCGCTCCCCTGCTCCTCACCTGCACCCCTCATCTACAGGGCGCACCACCCCCCAACCCCTCACCTGCACCCCTCATCTACAGGGCACACCGCCACCCCACTCCTCACCTGCACCCCTCACCTGCAGGGTGCACTGCCCCCCCCACCCCTCACCTGCAGGGTGCACTGCCAGGCTGGACACCCACTTGCAGTTGGGCATCAGCTTCTTGGTGAGCTCCTGGCGCAGCAGGTGGTAGAGGCGGACGCTGCGCTGGGATGCCACCAACAAGAAGGGCCGGGCAGGGTGGAAGGCCACTCTCTGCACCTGTCCGTGGCTGCGGCGGAACGGGCTCTGGCTGCGACGACGGCTCAGCTGGTGAATCAGCACCTGGGTGTGGCCTTGGGTGGCCAGCACCACGGCCAGGTAGTCCCCACGCCCGTGCCAGGTCACCTGCGTCACTGGCTGCAGGAGGGCAAGGCTGGCTGATTGGCTGAGCTAGgcccctcccactgcagcctcacccgCAGCGCACCCCACACACCTTGCTGTGGCAGACCCGCAGCCGCAGGCCCACTTGGCGCTCCTCCTCTGAGGCCTCCAGCCAGCAGGCTGGCTGCAACGGGGGCTCCTCAGGCGGGACGAAGGCGCTCAACAGCTGATCTGTGCTGCCCGCCACCAGCCGGTCCCCCAGAGCTGGGTTCAGCAGCAGCACCGAGTCCTCCCTGTGAGCCAGGCCCAGACAGAGCCCCTAAGCACAGTGCCACCCCTGGCTCCCCAGCCTCCAGGGCCTCCACTTACACGGCCGCAGCCACCAGGCAGACAGCGGGGCTGGGGTTCCAGGCCACACTCTTCACCACGCCCCCAACGGGCACAGTCCTCACACAGCGGGCAGTGGCCACCTCCCAGAACCGCAGGGAACCGTCGTCAGAGCCTGGATGCAGAAGAGACAGCTCTCAGCACCTGGCCATCCCAACTGCCCCTACAGCTCAAGGATGCCCCCAGCTTGGACCCACCTGAAACCAGCCACTGACCCCCAGGAGAGACACTGAGGCACCGGACAAGGTCACTGTGGCCCCTGTAGacctgaggaggaggaggtggcggTGAGGAGCCAGACTCAGAAGGTGCAACCCCAGCCCCCTAGTCTCCACTTACCAGGGCCTGGCACGTGGGGAAGGGCTGCAGGTCCCTCGGCCGAGGCAGCTTGGGGATGAGGTCCTCAGGGTCTACATTCACCTGGAGCAGGAGAGCGCCAGGTCAGCCTTGCCCCCTGTGCCACCTCCCAGTGTGCCATCCCCACACACCCTCATCTTGGCAGAATGCCAGGTCAGCCTTGCCCTCTGTGCCGTCCCCCGGTGTGCCGCCCCCACACCCCCTCATCTTGGCAGGAGAACGCCAGGTCAGCTTTGCCCCCTGTGCCGTCCCCCGGTGTGCCGCCCCCACACACCCTCATCTTTCGCTGCCGTGGGCACAGGTACAGGTCAAGGCAGCGCTCGAAGCGTTCCTGGATGAAGCGTCCGTAGGCAGGCACAGCCCGCAGGCTCGGGAACTTGCGTGGCAAAAAGCTCAGCTTCCTCTCACCCGGCTCCTGCTGTTCCCACACCAAGCGCTGTGGAGACCAAGACGGGTGGGGAGGGTCACAGGGGAGCATGGGGACAGGGCCCCAACCCCCCAGGATGCAGGCCTACCTCCTCCTCGCTGAGAAGGTATTCAGGGGGTGGGTTGTACGACTCGGCGTGGCCTGGCAGGGCCAGCTTGGGTGCAGGCACGTGCATCTTGTGGCGCCCCAGCACGGCGTTGGGGTCCTCCTGGGCCCACAGGTCATAGAAGCTGGGGGTGGGGTCTCGGGGCCGGCGAGGCTGGATCCAGCCCATCTTGATGGCGTGCACCATGCGAGAGACCTGCACAGACAGCCGGGTCAGGACAAGCAGCGTGGGGCAGGCAGCCCAGGCCAAGCCCCAGGGGCACGGGGCCCCACCTTCTCCTTCTCCACCAGGGAGGGGATGAAGCTGCGCTTGTCGGCCGGGCGGTTGGTCACTGGGTGGATCATGACGTCCCCGCTGAAGAAGTCGACAGCTGGCTGGGGGAAAAGATGTGGGCGTGTGGGCCAGAGTGGCTGAGGCCCTGCTCGTGCCTCCAGGACCCCCCCCCACAACAGGGCCACCTGCTGCCACCTACCTCATAGGGGTTGAAGCCCATGTCCCCAAACTGGCCGCTCTGCAGCCGCCGCACCAGGGCCACCTGCTCATCTGTCAGCCTCAGGTCCTGCCCTGTCATCGGGTCCTGCACAGTGCGCCTGGAGACCGCCAGTCAGACCCCGCCAGCCCTGCCCCATCCCTCGCGCCCCCCCTGGCTGCTGGCCCCGCCCGCCGGCCCTCACCAGTAGTCAGGGTCGTCCATCTTGTCCAGGAACTGGTCCAGCTCATCCCGGGTCCGCAGGGGCTTGTAGATGCGCCTGCCATCCAGGTCGTAGCCCACATGGGGGAAGTCGTCGTACCACTCCAAGGGCACGTTGCCCACCGTGTTCCGGATGTCCTGCGGCCGGGGGTCACCATGTCAGCATCTGACCCTACAAGGCCCAGCCCCTCTTCGGGCCGCCCAGGGGAGCAGGTGAGGAGGTTGTAGGGTGAGTGCAGGCCCAGCCTCAAGTGCCCTGAGGTCACTGGCCCTGACCTACGCCCTTTCCCCAGCCCTGGGGTCTGACGTGGCACGGCGGCCACgctgcccccacccccgccctcgGAGGCGCCGGAGCTGCACCTTCACATTTTCCACTGAAGTGGTGCCAACCCCAGAGCTCCCCCCTCACTGGATTCCTTGGCCAGGGCTCTGGGCAGCCACAGACAGGGATGACCTCATCACCCGCGGGCTCCCTCCCCTGGCAGGGGCCTTAGGCAGAAGTGGGCAGCTGTAAGATGAGGACTCAGGGAAGACCCCAACTGACCCATTCCACAGAGAGGCAGAAGCCAAGACCTCTCTGTGGGGGCCCCCCCACCATCTGCCCTCGGCCCCTCCACA from the Papio anubis isolate 15944 chromosome 8, Panubis1.0, whole genome shotgun sequence genome contains:
- the BOP1 gene encoding ribosome biogenesis protein BOP1, which codes for MAGSRGAGRTAAPSVRPEKRRSEPELEPEPEPEPPLLCTSPLSHSTGIDSGVSDSEESVFSGLEDSGSDSSEDDDEGNEEGEDGALSDEGHSGMEKTTEEQVQDGSPGPRTEVASTRIGDEYAEDSSDEEDIRNTVGNVPLEWYDDFPHVGYDLDGRRIYKPLRTRDELDQFLDKMDDPDYWRTVQDPMTGQDLRLTDEQVALVRRLQSGQFGDMGFNPYEPAVDFFSGDVMIHPVTNRPADKRSFIPSLVEKEKVSRMVHAIKMGWIQPRRPRDPTPSFYDLWAQEDPNAVLGRHKMHVPAPKLALPGHAESYNPPPEYLLSEEERLVWEQQEPGERKLSFLPRKFPSLRAVPAYGRFIQERFERCLDLYLCPRQRKMRVNVDPEDLIPKLPRPRDLQPFPTCQALVYRGHSDLVRCLSVSPGGQWLVSGSDDGSLRFWEVATARCVRTVPVGGVVKSVAWNPSPAVCLVAAAVEDSVLLLNPALGDRLVAGSTDQLLSAFVPPEEPPLQPACWLEASEEERQVGLRLRVCHSKPVTQVTWHGRGDYLAVVLATQGHTQVLIHQLSRRRSQSPFRRSHGQVQRVAFHPARPFLLVASQRSVRLYHLLRQELTKKLMPNCKWVSSLAVHPAGDNVICGSYDSKLVWFDLDLSTKPYRMLRHHKKALRAVAFHPRYPLFASGSDDGSVIVCHGMVYNDLLQNPLLVPVKVLKGHALTRDLGVLDVIFHPTQPWVFSSGADGTIRLFT